GGCGATCACCGCCGCGATGCCGTCGGGCACCGGCGTCGATCTGTTCGCCAAGGTTCATCCCGAGCGGACCTTCGACGTCGGCATCGCCGAGCAGCACGCGGTGACCTTCGCGGGTGGCCTGGCGACGGAAGGGTTCAAGCCGTTCTGCGCGATCTACTCGACGTTCCTGCAGCGCGGCTACGACCAGCTGGTGCACGACGTGGCGCTGCAGAACCTGCCCGTCCGCTTCGCCCTCGACCGGGCCGGTCTGGTGGGGGCGGACGGCGCGACGCATGCGGGCGCGTTCGACCTGGCCTATCTGTGCTGCCTGCCGAACATGACGGTGATGGCGGCGGCCGACGAGGCCGAGCTGGTGCACATGGTGGCGACCGCCCACGCGCACGATTCGGGTCCGATCGCGTTCCGCTACCCGCGGGGCGAGGGCGTCGGCGTCGAAATGCCCGAGACGGGCGAGGTGCTGCCGATCGGCAAGGGGCGGGTGATCCGGCGTCCGGAGGGCGCGCGGGTGGCGCTGCTGAGCCTGGGCACGCGCCTGGCGGAGGCCTTGAAGGCGGCGGAGCGTCTGGAGGCGGCCGGCATCGCCGTGACGGTGGCGGATGCGCGGTTCGCCAAGCCCCTGGACGAGGCGCTGATCCTGGACCTTGCGGCGAGCCACGAGGTTCTGGTGACCCTGGAAGAGGGGTCGGTGGGCGGCTTCGGGGCGATGGTGCTGCACCTGTTGTCGGGGCGCGGTGCGCTGGACGACGGGAAGGTGCGGGTTCGGACGCTGACGCTGCCGGATGCCTACCAGGATCACGACACGCCGGACCGGATGTACGCGGAGGCCGGTCTCGACGCGGCCTCGATCGTCAAGGTGGTGGAGGCGACCCTGCCGGCGCGGGAGGCCGCCGCGGCCGAGCGGGGCGGGCGCCTGCGCCTCGCCTGAGGCCTGCCGCCGGGACCGGATCATCCCGGCATCAGGATGCTGATGCGCGGGCGGCACGCCCGCCCGCGATCGATCGCCCATGCCTTGCGGGCATGGCGCCGGGCTGGCAGAAGCGGCCCGGCTTCCCGACTTGTCACTGCCGGAGACTGGGCCCACCGCCCGAGCCGCCGAGAAGGAACGCATGACCGAGGCCAAGAACCGCACCATGCCCGACCGCATCCCGTCCGGCCCCGGATTCGAGCCCGGCCCGGTGCTGATCACCGGCGCCAGCGGCTTCCTCGGTCCGGCCCTGGTCGACGTGTTTCGGGCGGCCGGCTTCCCGGTGCGGGTGTTGGTGCGCGCGACGAGCCCGCGCACCAACCTGACCTGGCCCGACGTCGAGATCGTCGAGGGCGACATGCGCGACCCCGAGGCGGCGGCGGCCGGCATGCGCGGCATGCGCTACCTCGTCCACGCCGCGGCGGATTACCGGCTCTGGGCGCCGGACCCGGAAGAGATCGTGCGCACCAACCGTGACGGCACAAGGGCCCTGATGCGGGCGGCGCTGGATGCCGGCGTCGAGCGGGTGGTCTATACGTCGAGCGTCGCGACCATCAAGCCGCACGACGACGGCACGCCCGCCGACGAGACCCGGCCGCTGACCCCGGAAACCGCGATCGGCGCCTACAAGCGCAGCAAGGTGGTGGCCGAGCGGGTGGTCGAGGAGATGGTGGCCCGCGACGGCCTGCCGGCGGTGATCGTCAATCCCTCGACCCCGATCGGTCCGCGCGACGTCAAGCCGACCCCGACCGGGCGGATCATCGTCGAGGCGGCCAACGGCAAGATGCCGGCCTTCGTCGATACGGGCCTGAACCTCGTCCACGTCGACGACGTGGCGAAGGGACATCTGCTGGCCCTGCACAAGGGCCGCATCGGCGAGCGCTACATCCTGGGGGGCGAGGACGTGCTCCTGTCGCGCATGCTCGCCGACATCGCCGGCCTCGTCGGGCGAAAGCCCCCGACCGTGCGGCTGCCGCGGGCCGCGGTCTATCCGGTGGCGTTCGTGTCGGAACTCGCGGCGCGGATCACCGGCAAGGCGCCGCTCGCCACCATCGACGGCATCCGGATGTCGCGCTACCGCATGTTCTTCTCCGACGCCAAGGCGCGGGCCGAGCTCGGCTACGCGGCCCGGCCCTACCGCGACGGCCTGTCCGACGCCGTCGCCTGGTTCCGTCAGGCTGGATACATCCGATGACAACCGCCACCGAGGCGCGCTCCGGCAAGGGGCACCGCGACGAGAATTTTCCGGTCGCCTCGCACCTGATCCATCCGCGCCACCGCGGCCCGATCCTCGACTTCTACTACTTCGTCCGGGCCGGCGACGACGTCGCCGACAATGCCGGCCTGTCGCCGGAGCGGAAGGTCGCGCTCCTCGACGGCCTCGCCGACGCGCTGACGGCCAAGGGCCCCGACGATCCGGAGGCCGCGCCGTTGCGCCGCGCGCTCGCCGAGCGCGGGCTGCCGCCGCGCCACGCGCTGGAGCTGCTCGACGCGTTCCGGATGGACGCGCACAAGTCGCGCTACGAGAACTGGGACGAACTTGCGCATTACTGCCGCTACTCGGCGGTGCCGGTCGGCCGCTTCGTCCTCGACGTCCACGGCGAGGATCCGGGGCGCACCTGGCCGACCTCCGACGCGATCTGCACCGCGCTCCAGGTGATCAACCACCTCCAGGATTGCGGCAAGGATTTTCGGAGCGTCGACCGGGTCTACCTGCCGCGGGAGACCCTGGAGAAGCACGGCGCCCGCATCGAGGATCTGGGGGGCGATCGCGCCACGCCGGCCTTGCGCGCGGTCATCAAGGAACTGGCGCAACGCTGCCTCGACCTTCTCGAGGAAGGGCGGCCCCTGCCCGACCTGATCGACGACACGCGCCTCGCCATGGAGATCGCGGCGATCCACCGCCTCGCGGTGCTGCTCGCTCGCGGCCTGCTCGTGCGCGATCCGCTGAGCGAGAAGGTCCATCACGGCAAGGCCGCCTTCGCGCTGACGGCGCTCGGTGCCGCCGCCTCTGCCCTCGCCCGGCGGCCGTTCCGCCGCCGCCTCCACCCGGCCCTGCGGGGAGCCCGCCCGTGACCGCCCTCGCCTCCCAGCCCGCCTCGCCGGTCGAGGCCTCGACCGAGGCCTCCGCCCTGCCGGCCGCCGGCTCGTCGTTCTACACCGCCATGCGGCTGCTGCCGGCCGAGCAGCGCGACGCGATGTACGCGGTCTACGCCTTCTGCCGCGCCGTCGACGACGTCGCCGACGACGGCGGAGCCCGCGAGGTGCGCGCGGCCGAGCTCGACCGCTGGCGCGCCGACATCGATGCCCTCTATGCCGGCCGGCCCGTCCCGCGGACCCAACCCCTCGTCGGTCCGGTGCGCCGGTTCGGCCTCCGGCGCGAGGATTTCCAGGCGGTGATCGACGGCATGGCGATGGACGCCGAGGCCGACATCGTCGCCCCCGATTCGGCGACCCTCGACCTCTATTGCGACCGCGTCGCCAGCGCCGTTGGCCGGTTGTCAGTGCGGATCTTCGGCCTGCCCGAGGAACCGGGTATCCGGCTCGCCCACCATCTCGGCCGGGCGCTGCAGCTCACCAACATCCTGCGCGACATCGACGAGGATGCCGAGCGCGGCCGGCTCTACCTGCCCGCCGAGCCGCTGGCGGCGATCGGCCTGTCCCACCCGACCCCGGAGAGCGCGCTGGCCCACCCCCGTCTCGCGGAAGTCTGCGCCCGGCTCCTCGACGAGGCGCAGGCGCATTACGACGCGTCCTGGGCGATCATGAACCGTGAATCCCGGAAAGCCACCAAGGCGCCGCGGATCATGGGGGCGGCCTATCACCTGATCCTCGTCGGCCTGCGCAAGCGCGGCTGGACGGCGCCCCGCGCGCGGGTGAAGCCCGGCAAGCTCGCGCTGATCGGCGTCCTCCTGCGTCAGGCGATCGTCTGATGGGTACGGTTCACGTCCTCGGCGCCGGCCTCGCCGGCCTCTCCGCGGCCTTGCGCCTCGCCAAGGCGGGCCGCCGCGTCGTGGTGCACGAGGCGGCCAAGCAGGCCGGCGGGCGCTGCCGCTCCTACTTCGATCCGGCCCTCGGCCTGACGCTCGACAACGGCAACCACCTGCTCCTGTCGGGCAACCGCGACGCCCTCGACTTCCTGAAACTGGCCGGCGCGCCCGAGGGCGTCCTCGCCGGGCCGGACGAGGCCGCCTTCGCCTTCGCCGACCTCGCCACGGGCGAGCGCTGGACCCTGCGACCGAATGCCGGTCGCCTGCCCTGGTGGGTGCTCGACGCCCGCCGCCGGGTACCGGGCAGCCGCGCCCGCGACTATCTCGCGCCGCTCGGCATCTTCCGCGGCGCGACGAAGGCCGCGACGATCGGCGAGAGCATGGCCTGCGAGGGGCTCCTGTGGGACCGGCTCTGGCGCCCGGTGCTCCTCGCCGCCCTCAACACCGAGCCGCAGGAGAGCGACGCGGGTCTCGCCGCCACGATCCTGCGCGAGACGCTCGGTGCCGGCGGCAAGGCCTGCCGGCCCCTCGTCGCGGTGGAGGGCCTGTCGGCGGCCTTCGTCGATCCGGCCCTGACGGCCTTGGGCAGGGCCGGCGCGGACATGCGCTTCAGTCGCCGCCTGCGTGGGCTCGGCATCGAGGGTGGGCGCGTGACCCGGCTCGACTTCTCCGACGGGCCGGAGGAACTCGGTCCCGACGACGCGGCGGTGCTGGCGCTGCCTGCCTGGGTCGTCGCCGACCTGATGCCGGGTTTGAGCGTACCGCAGAGCCACCGCTCGATCGTCAACGCCCATTTCGCGCTTGCCCCGAAGCCGGGGGCGCCGCTGCTGCTGGGCGTCGTCGGCGGCGTCACCGAGTGGCTGTTCTCCTACCCCGACCGGCTCTCGGTGACGATCAGCGGCGCCGACCGCCTGCTCGACGTGCCGCGCGAGGACCTTGCCCGCACGATCTGGGACGAGGTCTCGCGGCTCTCGGGGTTCTCCGGCGAGCCCCTGCCGCGGTGGCAGATCGTCAAGGAGAAGCGTGCCACCTTCGCGGCCACGCCCGCCGAGGCCGCCCGCCGGCCCGGTGCGCGCACGCACATCGCCAATCTGGCCCTGGCGGGAGACTGGACCGCGACCGGGCTGCCCTCGACCATCGAGGGAGCGATCAGGTCCGGGGCGACGGCGGCGCAGGTCCTCGTTGGCACCGGCACCGGCGCTCGCACCGGCGGCAACGCTGCGTTGCGCGGAGCCGCTTGACGGCGGGGCCCGCTTTCGGGAACAGCGTGGGCGGCGCGGCGTTTTGTGCGCTGCGAAAACAAATCGGGATGGCATCATGGGCGGCGAGGCGGAGCCGCCCTCGCACGAGGAAGGCAGAGACACCGTGGGCAAGGTCGAGACGCTGCAACGCAAGAGCACGCAGGACATCACCCTCGACGAGGTCGAGCGGCGGGTGTCGGCGGCGTCCCGGGCGCTGACGCAACTGGCGCATGCCGACGGGCACTGGTGCTTCGAGCTGGAGGCGGACGCCACCATCCCCTCCGAGTACATCCTCTTCCACCACTTCCGCGGCTCGGTGCCCGAGCGGGAGCTGGAGGAGAAGATCGCCGTCTACCTGCGCCGGACGCAGAGCGCGCTGCATCACGGCTGGGCCCTGGTGCACGAGGGCCCCCTCGACATCAGCGCCACCGTCAAGGCGTATTTCGCCCTGAAGATGATCGGCGACCCGATCGACGCGCCGCATATGCGCCGGGCCCGGGAGGCGATCCTGCAGCGGGGTGGCGCGGCCCACGCCAACGTCTTCACCCGCACCCTGCTCGCCCTCTACGGCGAAGTGCCGTGGAGCGCCGTGCCGGTGATGCCGGTCGAGGTGATGCTGCTGCCGCGGTGGTTCCCGTTCCACCTCGACAAGGTGTCCTACTGGGCCCGCACCGTGATGGTGCCGCTCTTCATCCTGCAGATGAAGAAGCCGCGGGCGAAGAACCCGCGCGGGATCGGCGTGCGCGAGCTGTTCACCCAGGATCCGGAGCGGATCCGGCGCTGGCCCTCCGGTGCCCAGGAATCCTCGCCCTGGCGCCCGGTCTTCGCGGTCATCGACGACATCCTGCGGGTGGTCGAGCCCTTCTTCCCCGCCGGGCCCCGCGCCAAGGCGGTCGACAAGGCGGTGGCCTTCGTCAGCGAGCGGCTGAACGGCGAGGATGGCCTGGGCGCCATCTTCCCGGCCATCGCCAACTCGGTGCTGATGTACGAGGCGCTGGGCTACGAGGAGGACCACCCCCTGGTGGTCACGGCGCGCTCGGCGGTCGAGAAGCTCGTCACCGTCAAGGAGCATGAGGCCTACGTCCAGCCCTGCCTGTCGCCGGTCTGGGACACGGCGCTCGCCGCCCACGCCCTGATGGAGGCCGGCGGGCCGGAGAACGAGCGCCAGGCCCGCGCCGCCCTCGAATGGCTGAAGCCCCTCCAGGTGCTCGACATCAAGGGCGACTGGGCGGCCCGCAAGCCGGACGTGCGCCCGGGCGGCTGGGCGTTCCAGTACAACAACCCGCACTATCCCGACCTCGACGACACCGCCGTGGTGGCGATGGCGATGGACCGGGCCCAGACCCGCCTCGGCCCCGGCGAGGGCGGCTCGGACTACACCCACTCGATCGCCCGGGCGCGCGAGTGGATCGAGGGCCTGCAGAGCCGCGACGGCGGCTTCGCGGCGTTCGACGCCGACAACACCTACCACTACCTGAACTACATCCCGTTCTCCGACCACGGGGCACTCCTCGACCCGCCGACCGCCGACGTCACCGCCCGCTGCATCTCGATGCTGGCCCAGCTCGGCGAGACCAAGCAGACCAGCCCCGTGCTGGCACGGGCCGTCGACTACCTGCTCGCCGACCAGGAGGAGGACGGCAGCTGGTACGGCCGCTGGGGCATGAACTACATCTACGGGACGTGGTCGGCCCTCTGCGCGCTCAACGCCGCCGGCCAGGACCCGGCCTCGGCGCCGATGCGCAAGGCGGTGGAGTGGCTAGTCGCGATCCAGAACCCGGACGGCGGCTGGGGCGAGGATGCGGCGAGCTACAAGCTCGAGTATCGCGGCTACGAGCGCGCCGGCAGCACCGCCTCGCAGACCGCCTGGGCGCTGATCGCCCTGATGGCGGCGGGCGAGGCCGACCACCCGGCGGTGGCCCGCGGCATCAACTATCTCGCCCGCACCCAAGGCGCGGATGGGCTGTGGGGCGAGGAGTTCTACACCGGCACCGGCTTCCCGCGCGTGTTCTACCTGCGCTATCACGGCTACGCGAAGTTCTTCCCGCTCTGGGCGATGGCGCGCTACCGCAATCTCCAGCGGGGCAACAGCCGCAAGGTCGCGGTGGGGATGTAGCGGGGCGCGGCGCAACCGCGCCCGCCCGGAACGACCGCCCGGGCTCGGGCATTCCCCGGGTCGGGAGCCGCGCGATGACCTTGTACAGCTACCACATCTCCCACGAGCAGTGCCCGCCCCGGGCGCTGCTCGCGCTCGCCCAGCGGGCCGAGCAGGCCGGCTTCGACGGGGCCTTCTCCTCCGACCATCTCCAGCCCTGGTCGCCGAGCCAGGGCGAGTCCGGCTTCGCCTGGTCCTGGCTCGGCGCCGCCCTGCAGGCGACGGAGCGCCTGACCTTCGGGATCATCTCGGTGCCGGGGGGCTGGCGCTACCATCCCGTCGTGCTCGCCCAGGCCGTGGCGACCCTCGGCCAGATGTTCCCCGGCCGGGTGCCCTGGGTGGCTCTGGGCAGCGGCCAGGCGATGAACGAGCGCGCCACCGGCGGGCCCTGGCCCGACAAGGCGGAGCGCAACGCCCGCCTGCGCGAGGGCGCCGAGATCATGCGGGCGCTGCTGGCCGGCGAGACCGTGACGCAGCGCGGCCGCCTGACGGCGGTCGACGCCAAGGTGTGGTCGCTGCCCGAGACCCCGACCCGCCTCGTGGGTGCCGCCACCAGCGTCGAGACCGCCGCCTGGCTCGGCACCTGGGCCGACGGGCTCCTCACCGTCGGGACGAGCCCGGAGGTGCTGGGGCCGATCGTCGACGCCTTCCGCGAGAGCGGCGGCGCCGACAAGCCGGTCTTCCTCAAGATGGACCTGAGCTACGCCCCCGACCCGGCCGAGGCCCTGCGCCAGGCCCATGCCGAGTGGCGCTTCAACGCCCTGCCGGCCTCGGTCGCCTGGGAACTGCCCCGCCCGGCCGATTTCGAGGCCGCCGCCCGCTACCTGCGGCCCGAGGACATGCACGAGGCGGTCCTGATCTCGCACGACCTGCCGGCCCTGACCGAGCGCATCGCCGCCTGCGCGGCGCTCGGCTTCGATTCGATCGACCTGCACCAGGTCGGCGGCAACCAGACGGCCTTCATCGACGCCTTCGGCGAGCGGGTGCTGCCGACGCTCCACGGCCGCAAGGCCCCGGTGATCGAGTTCGACCCGTTCGGGCGCAAGCCGGCGGCCCGGGCCGGCTGATTCTGCGGGCCCTGGACGCGAAAAGGCGCCCGACCGGCCGGTCGGGCGCCCCTCGTCGGTACGATCCGGATCAGTACCCGTAGTAGAAGCGGCGCGGGCCGTAATACGGGCGCCGCCAGTACGGCCGCGGGCCGTAATAGTAGGGGCGCGGGCCGTAGAACGGCCGCGGCCCGTAGAACGGGCGGCAGATGCCGAAGCGGTTCGGGAAGAAGCCTGGGCCGCAGCCGCCGGCCACCTTCGTCACGCCGGTCTCCGGCGCGAGCGTGCCCGCCGCGCTGAGGCCGATCGGGGCGGCCTGCGCGGTCGACGCAAGACCCAGGCTACCGATCAGGCCACCCGCGACGAGGGCGGCCATCCCGAGCACCTTGACGTGCATCATCGTAGGATCTCTCCTTGGGATGTGAGGGGCGGCCGCGCGGACCGCCCTGCCCCTCCAGGAAAGAACTAACGACCTGAATGCACGATGAGCGCGCCGGGTCGGCTCCCGCTCGCCGCGGATGCGGCTCAGCGCCGCTTTCGGGCGGGCCGGGGCTTCTCCGGTGCCGGCCCGGAGACCACCGGGTCGGACGCGGCCCGCATCGCCGCGCCGCGCCCGCGACCGCGCCGGCTCTGGCCGAGGCCGGAACTCTTGGCGAGCTCGGAGCGCTGGGCGGCGTAGTTGGCGGCGACCATCGGGTAGTCCGGCGGCAGGCCCCATTTCTGGCGGTACTGCTCGGGAGTGAGCCCGCGCCCGGCCAAGTGACGCTTCAGCGTCTTGTAGGGCTTGCCGTCCTCCAGGCTGATGATGTGGTCGGGCGTGACCGTCCGGCGGATCGGGACCGGCGGCGTCGCCCGCTCGGGCTCCGGCGCCGGCGCGGCGCCGAGCTGGCTCAGCGACGTGTGGACAGCCGCGATCAGCCCCGGCACGTCCGCCGCCGGAACGGAGTTGTTCGCCACATAAGCCGACACGACGTCGGCAGCGAGCTCGATCAGATCGAGCGACCGGGTGGAGTCGTCGTTGGTCATGGCGCACCAGATCGAAGTGACCGGCTCAAGAGGGCACGTGTTGTCGGGGGCGTCAACCACAGGTGATATGCGTAACAACAGGTTTCGTCAGTTCGGATACGAAATAGAAAAAGTATCGCACGCGATCGGTCGGCCGGATCCGTCATGCGCCGGAGGCCGTCCGGCCCGGGCGGCAGCGGTGCCACACCCGCCCGGATATCGTGCTAGCCCGTTGGTCCTGGCGGTTTTTTCTTGGACCGTGGTTTCCCCTCGTCGGGGAAATGCCCTAGCTGTTGCTGCATTGCGCCATCCGGCGTCCCGTTCCTGTCAGCACGATTCTCAAGACCTCCCATGACCGACAAGAACCGCCGCTTCCTGGTCGCCGGCACCGCCGCCGGCCTCGCTTCGACGCTGCTGGCGGGCGCGCGCCCCGCCTTCGCCTGGACGGACCAGGATTTCGCCCCCGTCCGGCGCCGGCGCTCCCGCGATCCCGTCCCGGCGGAGGACGGCACGTTCTACGACACGCGGGGACAGGATCCGCGCGGTCAGGCCGCGGACCCGTACTACCGGGGCGAGCCCGCTCCCGCTCAGGCGCCGGAGGAGGACTCGTTCTGGGGCGGCCGCCGCGCCGCGGAGCCGCAGCCGCTGCCGGGCACGGCCGATCCGAGTGCGACCGTCGTCGTCGATGACGGGCCGATCGACTATGCCCGCGCCTACGCGGCGCTCGACACCGAGCCGTTCCCGGTCCAGGCCTTCCGCTGGCGCCGGGCCAACCCGTCCTTCCTGCGCCAGGAGGTCGCCTATGGCGGCCGCTACGCGCCCGGCACGATCGTGGTCGATCCGCGGGCGCACCATCTCTACCTGATCCAGGAGGGCGGCCGGGCCCGCCGCTACGGCGTCGGCGTCGGCCGCCAGGGCTTCGCCTGGAACGGGGCCGCCACCATCAACTCCAAGCAGGCCTGGCCGGACTGGTACCCTCCCAAGGAGATGATCGCCCGCCAGCCGGCGCTCGCCCGCAGCGTGTCCAAGCTGCAGAGCGGGCTCGGCGTGCCGGGCGGCCCGCGCAACCCGCTCGGCGCCCGCGCCCTCTACCTGTGGCAGAACAACAAGGACACGCTGTTCCGCATCCACGGCACCACCGAGCCGGAGAGCATCGGCCGCAGCGTCTCCTCGGGCTGCATCCGGATGATCAACCAGGACGCGATCGACCTCTACGCCCGGGTGCCGGTCGGCGCACAGGTGATCGTCCTGGGCTGACGGCCCCGCCCGGATCAGGGCCGCCGCAGCGCCGGGGCTCCCCCGGCCGCTCCCGGCGGCCGGCCGGCCCCCTCCTCCGCGCGGTCGACCGCCCGCAGCACCAGCCGCCGCAGGGAATCGGCGTCGCGCGCGGCCTCCCCGACGAGGGCCCGCACTTCCGGCTCGGGCGCCGACAGGATCTCGGCCTCGAGCGCCTCGGTGAGGCGGTCGAGCGCGCGGTCGGGTCGCCACTGGGTCATCGCGGGCCTCCCTCGGAATCGAGCCGCAGCAGCGCGCGGCGCAGGCGCTTGCGGGCGCTGTCGTATTCGGTCTGGGACAGGCCGTGCCGGGCGCGGATCTCGGCGGCCGTGCGGCCCTGGCCGAGCCCCTCGATGATCCGCCGCACCGTCTCGTCGCCGGAGAACAGCGCCACGATCGCGCCGAGCGCCTGTGCGGCGGCGATCGCCCGCTCGGGATCGGGGCCATCGTCTTCCGCCGCGTCCGTCTCCCGCCAGGCCTGCTCCCGCGCCTGGCGGCGCCGGATGTCGTGCTCGATCGAGCGCATGCAGCCGGCGAGGAAGACCAGGACCGGGACCCCCGGCGGCCAGAGCCGCGTGCCGTCGAGCGCCCGCACGATCGCCTCGTGCAGGATATCCGACCAGTCGATGCCGGGGAGACGGCGCGCCCGCAGCCGGGCGAGCGCCCGCAGGCGCGCGAGATCGGCGGCCGACAGGCCGCGGATCGCTCCTGCCACGTCGCGCTGCTCCGCCTCGTCCGTCTCCATCGCCGCCGTGCCCCACGCCTCCTGCGTCATGCGCACGGCCTCGCCGAGGGCGGACAACTGAAAACAAATAATTCCGGCCGGTCCGCGTCCCGGGTGCTCGTGTGCCTCCCCCCATGGCCGCGCATCGGCGGTCCGAGAGCGAGATCGGGAGCAGGCATCATGAGACGGGACGCGCGGACTGCCCTCGCACGGCACATCTACGCCCGGCACATCGCCCACGCGGCGGCGCCGGACGAGACCGGGCTGCGGAGCGCCCTGGAGGCGGCCCTGGAGACGATCCCCCGCGAGCGCTTCCTGCCGCCCGGACCCTGGCACCTGGCCCGGCTGTCCGGCGGCTACGTGCGGACGCCCGACGACGACCCGGTCTACCTCTACCAGGACGTGCCCGTGGCGATCCGGCCGGACCGGCACCTCAACAACGGGCAGCCCTCGTTCCTCGTCGGCCTGATCGCCCGGGGGCGGCCGGAGCGGGGCATGCAGATGGTGCATGTCGGCACGGGGACCGGGTACTACACCGCCCTGCTGGCCCGCCTCGCCGGCGAGCAGGGCCGTGTGCTCGGCATCGAGCACGATCCCGATCTCGCGGCCTTCGCCGCCGACGCCCTGGCCGGGATGCCGCAGGTCCGCATCGTCGCGGGCGACGGCGCCGCCATGGCGCTGCCTCCGGCCGACCTCGTCCTCGTCAATGCCGGCGCGGCCCGACCGGCCGAATCCTGGCTCGACGCGCTGACGGTCGGCGGGCGATTGATCCTGCCCCTCACCGCCGGAAAACGGCCCGGGACGCCGATCACCCGGGGGGCCGTCTTCCTGATCGAGCGTCGCGACGAGCGGGCCTACGCGGCGCGCTGCCTCTCCCCGACCCTGATCTATCCGTGCGCCGGCGCCCGCGACCCGGAGGCCGAGCAGGCCCTGGCGCGCGCTCTGGCGGCCGGCGGCCAGGACAACGTCCGGATGCTCTACCGCACGGATGCCCTCCCGGACGACCGCTGCTGGCTGCGCGGTCCGGGCTGGTGCCTCGCCTACGGCTGAGGGCAGGACCGCGAGGGGGACAGCCGCCGGTGAAGGCATCCGGGCACGGGTGTCCTAAGCAGAGTTGCACCGTGCAACTCTGCTTGGCTTTATTGTTTTTGGATCATTTTCGCCGCCGAACCGGTGACCACTTCGACGACTGATGCTCAGCGGCGATC
This is a stretch of genomic DNA from Methylobacterium sp. 17Sr1-1. It encodes these proteins:
- the hpnA gene encoding hopanoid-associated sugar epimerase; this translates as MPDRIPSGPGFEPGPVLITGASGFLGPALVDVFRAAGFPVRVLVRATSPRTNLTWPDVEIVEGDMRDPEAAAAGMRGMRYLVHAAADYRLWAPDPEEIVRTNRDGTRALMRAALDAGVERVVYTSSVATIKPHDDGTPADETRPLTPETAIGAYKRSKVVAERVVEEMVARDGLPAVIVNPSTPIGPRDVKPTPTGRIIVEAANGKMPAFVDTGLNLVHVDDVAKGHLLALHKGRIGERYILGGEDVLLSRMLADIAGLVGRKPPTVRLPRAAVYPVAFVSELAARITGKAPLATIDGIRMSRYRMFFSDAKARAELGYAARPYRDGLSDAVAWFRQAGYIR
- the hpnC gene encoding squalene synthase HpnC, which encodes MTTATEARSGKGHRDENFPVASHLIHPRHRGPILDFYYFVRAGDDVADNAGLSPERKVALLDGLADALTAKGPDDPEAAPLRRALAERGLPPRHALELLDAFRMDAHKSRYENWDELAHYCRYSAVPVGRFVLDVHGEDPGRTWPTSDAICTALQVINHLQDCGKDFRSVDRVYLPRETLEKHGARIEDLGGDRATPALRAVIKELAQRCLDLLEEGRPLPDLIDDTRLAMEIAAIHRLAVLLARGLLVRDPLSEKVHHGKAAFALTALGAAASALARRPFRRRLHPALRGARP
- the hpnD gene encoding presqualene diphosphate synthase HpnD: MTALASQPASPVEASTEASALPAAGSSFYTAMRLLPAEQRDAMYAVYAFCRAVDDVADDGGAREVRAAELDRWRADIDALYAGRPVPRTQPLVGPVRRFGLRREDFQAVIDGMAMDAEADIVAPDSATLDLYCDRVASAVGRLSVRIFGLPEEPGIRLAHHLGRALQLTNILRDIDEDAERGRLYLPAEPLAAIGLSHPTPESALAHPRLAEVCARLLDEAQAHYDASWAIMNRESRKATKAPRIMGAAYHLILVGLRKRGWTAPRARVKPGKLALIGVLLRQAIV
- the hpnE gene encoding hydroxysqualene dehydroxylase HpnE encodes the protein MMGTVHVLGAGLAGLSAALRLAKAGRRVVVHEAAKQAGGRCRSYFDPALGLTLDNGNHLLLSGNRDALDFLKLAGAPEGVLAGPDEAAFAFADLATGERWTLRPNAGRLPWWVLDARRRVPGSRARDYLAPLGIFRGATKAATIGESMACEGLLWDRLWRPVLLAALNTEPQESDAGLAATILRETLGAGGKACRPLVAVEGLSAAFVDPALTALGRAGADMRFSRRLRGLGIEGGRVTRLDFSDGPEELGPDDAAVLALPAWVVADLMPGLSVPQSHRSIVNAHFALAPKPGAPLLLGVVGGVTEWLFSYPDRLSVTISGADRLLDVPREDLARTIWDEVSRLSGFSGEPLPRWQIVKEKRATFAATPAEAARRPGARTHIANLALAGDWTATGLPSTIEGAIRSGATAAQVLVGTGTGARTGGNAALRGAA
- the shc gene encoding squalene--hopene cyclase, with translation MGGEAEPPSHEEGRDTVGKVETLQRKSTQDITLDEVERRVSAASRALTQLAHADGHWCFELEADATIPSEYILFHHFRGSVPERELEEKIAVYLRRTQSALHHGWALVHEGPLDISATVKAYFALKMIGDPIDAPHMRRAREAILQRGGAAHANVFTRTLLALYGEVPWSAVPVMPVEVMLLPRWFPFHLDKVSYWARTVMVPLFILQMKKPRAKNPRGIGVRELFTQDPERIRRWPSGAQESSPWRPVFAVIDDILRVVEPFFPAGPRAKAVDKAVAFVSERLNGEDGLGAIFPAIANSVLMYEALGYEEDHPLVVTARSAVEKLVTVKEHEAYVQPCLSPVWDTALAAHALMEAGGPENERQARAALEWLKPLQVLDIKGDWAARKPDVRPGGWAFQYNNPHYPDLDDTAVVAMAMDRAQTRLGPGEGGSDYTHSIARAREWIEGLQSRDGGFAAFDADNTYHYLNYIPFSDHGALLDPPTADVTARCISMLAQLGETKQTSPVLARAVDYLLADQEEDGSWYGRWGMNYIYGTWSALCALNAAGQDPASAPMRKAVEWLVAIQNPDGGWGEDAASYKLEYRGYERAGSTASQTAWALIALMAAGEADHPAVARGINYLARTQGADGLWGEEFYTGTGFPRVFYLRYHGYAKFFPLWAMARYRNLQRGNSRKVAVGM
- a CDS encoding TIGR03885 family FMN-dependent LLM class oxidoreductase, whose product is MTLYSYHISHEQCPPRALLALAQRAEQAGFDGAFSSDHLQPWSPSQGESGFAWSWLGAALQATERLTFGIISVPGGWRYHPVVLAQAVATLGQMFPGRVPWVALGSGQAMNERATGGPWPDKAERNARLREGAEIMRALLAGETVTQRGRLTAVDAKVWSLPETPTRLVGAATSVETAAWLGTWADGLLTVGTSPEVLGPIVDAFRESGGADKPVFLKMDLSYAPDPAEALRQAHAEWRFNALPASVAWELPRPADFEAAARYLRPEDMHEAVLISHDLPALTERIAACAALGFDSIDLHQVGGNQTAFIDAFGERVLPTLHGRKAPVIEFDPFGRKPAARAG
- a CDS encoding MucR family transcriptional regulator, whose protein sequence is MTNDDSTRSLDLIELAADVVSAYVANNSVPAADVPGLIAAVHTSLSQLGAAPAPEPERATPPVPIRRTVTPDHIISLEDGKPYKTLKRHLAGRGLTPEQYRQKWGLPPDYPMVAANYAAQRSELAKSSGLGQSRRGRGRGAAMRAASDPVVSGPAPEKPRPARKRR
- a CDS encoding L,D-transpeptidase → MTDKNRRFLVAGTAAGLASTLLAGARPAFAWTDQDFAPVRRRRSRDPVPAEDGTFYDTRGQDPRGQAADPYYRGEPAPAQAPEEDSFWGGRRAAEPQPLPGTADPSATVVVDDGPIDYARAYAALDTEPFPVQAFRWRRANPSFLRQEVAYGGRYAPGTIVVDPRAHHLYLIQEGGRARRYGVGVGRQGFAWNGAATINSKQAWPDWYPPKEMIARQPALARSVSKLQSGLGVPGGPRNPLGARALYLWQNNKDTLFRIHGTTEPESIGRSVSSGCIRMINQDAIDLYARVPVGAQVIVLG